AATCCTGAGATTGATAAGCAATTAATTCTGGAGGTACCATAATGTCTATCACCCGTGAAGAAGTCCTCAACTGGATCGAGCAGTCGACGATGCTGGAAATCGCCCAGCTGGTCAAGGACATCGAGACGAAGTTCGGTGTCTCCGCCGCCGCGGCCGCCCCGGTCATGGTGGGTGCCGCCGCCCCCGGCGCTGCCGCTGCGGCTGTGGCTGAGGAGAAGACCGAATTCGAAGTGGTCCTGAAGGAAGTGGGCGCCGAGAAAATCAAGGTCATCAAGGTGGTCCGCGAAGTCACCAGCCTGGGCCTGAAAGAGGCCAAGGACCTGGTGGAGGGCGCACCCAAGCCGGTCAAGGAAGGGGTCTCGAAGGACGAGGCCGAGTCCATCAAGAAGAAATTCGAAGAAGTCGGCGCCAAGGTTGAAATCAAGTAGGTCCGCGCCGGGGGACCGGCGAGAACCGGGAAAACGGGATGGAAGGGAGCGTTTCCCTTTCATTCCCTTTTTCCATTTAACCTTTTCTTTTTGCCCGGTTTAGGGTAGAATTTGTGACATCCCGGCGGACGGTTGCAGCCCATCAGCTAGGCGCCCGTTGCCGCTCTGACAGATGCCGACCCCCCTTAACTGAGACGAGCCCGGACCCATTCTTACCCTGGAGATTTACGCCCATGGCCGAATCTATCACCCCTCAGCAGGATAGACACGATTTCGGACATATCTCGGCAACCGTCCCCATCCCCAACCTGCTCGAGATCCAGATGAAATCGTACCAGACCTTCCTGCAGATGGAACTGCTGCCGAACGAGCGGGAAGATATCGGAATCCAGTCGGTGTTCACTTCGATCTTTCCCATCGAAGATTTCCGCTCCACCGCCAGTCTCGAGTTCGTCCATTACACGCTGGGCGACTGGGAGTGCAAGTGCGGGAGTCTGGTGGGGATCGAACACCTGCGCTCGAAGTGCGTGGACTGCGGCCAGACCATCGTCACCAATCCGCAACACCTCGGTCATATCATCTGCCCGGCGTGCGGCGCCCGCAACGAAAACAAGTTTTCCCGGTGCGTCTCCTGCGGCGATCCGGTCGAGCTGAAAATCAAGTACACCATCGACGAATGCATCGACCGCGGCATGACCTATTCGGTGCCGCTCAAGGTCACCGTCCGGCTCGTGCTCTACGACGTCGATGAGGAGAGCGGCAGCCGGACCATCCGCGACATGAAGCAGCAGGAGGTGTTCTTCGGCGAAGTGCCGCTGATGACGCCCCGGGGCACGTTCATCATCAACGGCACCGAACGCGTCATCGTCTCCCAGCTGCACCGCTCGCCCGGCGTGTTCTTCGAGGTGGACTCGGAGCGCAAATACTACCTCGGCAAAGTGATTCCCTACCGCGGCTCGTGGGTGGAGTTCGAGTACGACCACAAGAACATCCTGTACATCCGCATCGACCGCAAGCGCAAGTTCCTGGCCACGATCTTCCTGCGGGCCTTGGGCTACGAGAGCAACGAGGAGATCCTGAACCTCTTTTACCGGCCGGTTACCATCACGCTGAAAGGGGGCAAGATCAGCCGGATGCTCGACGAGACTCTCATCGGCAGCAAGCTGCGCCAGACCGTCACCCACCCGGATGATCCCACCGACGTGCTGTACAAGAGCGGCGAACGATTCAATTTCGGCCACCTCGAGGACCTCAAGAGCATCGGCATGAAGCAGCTGTTGCTCACCGCCGACGACCTGCAGGGCGCCATCCTGCTTAACGACGTCGTTAACATGGAAACCGGCGAGATCCTGGGTGAAGCCAACGAGGACATCACCGCCACGATGATCAACCGGATGTTCGAGGCCGGGGTCAAGCAGCTCCAGATCTGCTACCCCGAGTTCGACGACGCCGGCCCGACCATCTCCGCTACGCTCCACAAGGACCCCATCCAGACGAGCCAGGAGGCGCTGATCGAGTTCTACAAGAAGCTGCGTCCCGGCGACCCCCCGACCCTCGAGGTCGCTTCGAGCATGTTCCAGGGCATGTTCTTCGACGCCAAGCGCTACGACTTGTCCAAGGTGGGCCGGCTCAAATCCAACCTGAAGCTGGACCGAGACATCCCTCTGACCCAGCGCACACTCACGCAGCAGGACTTCATCGACGTCCTGAACTACCAGTTGAAGCTGCCCGTGGGCATCGGCACGGCCGACGACATCGACCACCTGGGCAACCGTCGGGTGCGTGCCGTCGGCGAGCTGTTGGAGAACCAGTTCCGCATCGGCCTCGTGCGCATGGAGCGCGCCATCAAGGAGAAGATGTCGGTGTTTCAGGAACTGGCCCAGATCATGCCCCATGACCTGATCAATTCCAAGCCGGTCATGGCCGCGCTGAAGGAATTTTTCGGCAGTTCCCAACTGTCCCAGTTCATGGACCAGACGCACCCGCTGTCGGAGATCACCCACAAGCGCCGGCTGTCGGCCCTGGGCCCCGGCGGCCTGTCCCGCGAGCGGGCCGGCTTCGAGGTCCGCGACGTGCATACGAGCCACTATGGCCGCCTCTGCCCCATCGAGACCCCGGAAGGCCCGAACATCGGCCTGATCAGCTCGCTGAGCTGCTTTGCCCGGATCAACGACTACGGGTTCATCGAATCGCCGTATCGCAAGGTCATCGACGGTCGGGTGGTGGAGCATGTCCGGATCACCGACCGCGGCGACTCCTCCTTCAAGATCTCCGAGATCGTCCTGCAGGAGGAGGCGGACGCCGAAAACGAGCGGCTGCGCAAGCGGAAGAAAAAAGTCTGCCTGTACGAGATCCACCCCTTCTACATGACTGCCTGGGAGGCGGAGAAGTACGTCATCGCCCAGTCCTCCATCCGGCTGGATGAGAAGGGCCACATCGTCGACGATCACGTGGATGCTCGCAAGGGGGGCAACTTCATCCTCTCCGCTCGCGAGGACGTCAACTTCATCGATGTCTCGCCCAAGCAGCTGGTCAGCGTGGCCGCCGCCCTGATCCCGTTCCTGGAGCACGACGACGCCAACCGCGCCCTGATGGGTTCCAACATGCAGCGCCAGGCGGTGCCGCTGCTTGTGGCCGAGCCGCCCATCGTGGGCACCGGCATGGAAGCCATCGCCGCCCGCGACTCCGGCGCCGTGGTGGTCAGCGCGCGGGCCGGGATCGTCGATCGCGTGGACGCCGAGCGCATCATCATCCGCGTCACCGACCCCGGCGACAGCAAGCGCCTCGCCCGCGAAGCCGGCGTCGACATTTATCTGCTCAACAAGTTCAAACGCTCCAACCAAAACACCTGCATCAACCAGAAGCCGCTGGTCAAGACGGGCGAATTCGTCCAGAAGGGCCAGGTCATCGCCGACGGCCACTGCACCAGCCACGGCGAACTGGCCCTGGGCCGGAACGTCCTGGTGGCCTTCATGCCCTGGGGCGGCTACAACTTCGAAGACGCGATCCTGATCAGCGAGAAACTGGTCAAGGAGGATGTGTACACCAGCATCCACATCGAGGAGCTGGAAATCGAAGCCCGCGAGACCAAGCTGGGTTCAGAGGAAATCACCCGCGACATCCCCAACGTTTCCGAGAAGGCGCTCAAGGACCTGGACGACAGCGGCGTCATCCGCATCGGCGCCTCCGTCAAACCGGGCAGCATCCTGGTGGGCAAGGTCACGCCCAAGAGCGAGACGCAGCTGTCCCCCGAGGAGAAGCTGCTGCGGGCGATCTTCGGCGACAAGGCCAGCGACGTCAAGGACAACTCCCTGAAATGCCCGCCGGGCATCGAGGGCATCGTGGTGGACGTCAAGATGTTCACCCGCAAAGGCGTCCAGAAGGATCTGCGCGCCCTGGCCATCGAGCAGGACCAGGTGGACAAGATGCGCTCCGACCTCGACGAGCAGATCCGCATCCTGCGCGAGGAGCGTGACAAGCAGGTCAGCCACCTGCTGGTCGGCCGGATCCTGGCCAAGCCGGTGAAGCACAAGGCGCTCGGTGTGGCGTGGGACAAGGGCACCGTCCTGACCGAGGAGATGCTACGGCCGCTGGGCATCAGCGACCTGAAGCTGCTCAAGGTCGAGGGCGAGGGCGTCGACCTGGCCCAGGAGATCCGCCTGATCGAGGACAAGATCAACAACAAAATCAGCGTGCTCGATGGCATCTTCGAAGAGAAGAAGAACTCCCTGGAGATCGGTGACGAGCTGCCCCCCGGCGTGAACAAGCTGGTCAAGGTCTACGTCGCCATGAAGCGCAAGGTGTCGGTGGGCGACAAGATGGCCGGCCGACACGGCAACAAGGGCGTCATCGCCAAGATCCTGCCCGATGAGGATATGCCCTTCCTGCCCGATGGCACGCCGGTCGAAATCGTGCTGAACCCCCTGGGCGTGCCCTCCCGCATGAACGTGGGCCAGATTCTGGAGACCCACCTCGGCTGGGCCGGCGTTGTACTGGGCATGCAATTCACAACGCCCGTGTTCGACGGCGCCAAGGAAGACGAGATCCGCGATCTGCTCAGCCGGTCCGGAATGGACACCTCTGGCAAAACGGTGCTGTTCGACGGCAAGACCGGCGAGGCGTTCGAGCAGAAGGTCACCGTGGGTTACATCTACATGATGAAACTGTCCCACTTGGTGGACGACAAGATCCACGCCCGCTCCATCGGCCCCTACTCCCTGATCACCCAGCAGCCGCTGGGCGGCAAGGCCCAGTTCGGCGGCCAGCGTTTCGGCGAGATGGAGGTCTGGGCGCTGGAAGCTTACGGCGCGGCGCACATCCTGCAAGAGCTGCTCACCGTCAAGTCCGACGATGTGCAGTGCCGGAACAAGATCTACGAATCCATTGTCAAGAACAAGGCTTCGTACGTGCCCGGCATCCCCGAGTCGTTCAACGTCCTGGTGCGCGAGCTGCAGAGCCTCTGCCTGGACGTTGAGCTGATCAAGTTCAGAGAAGACTGAGCGCTTCCGGCCAAGGAGGAACGAGCTTGAGCCAGACAATCTTCCGTGAAGACAAGCGCCGGTTGACCACTGATTTCGATTGCATCCGCCTGGGAGTCGCCTCCCCGGAGAAGATCATCAGCTGGTCGCACGGCGAAGTGAAGAAGCCCGAGACGATCAACTACCGCACGTTCCGGCCGGAACGCGACGGCCTGTTCTGCGCCAAGATCTTCGGGCCCACCAACGACTGGGAGTGCTTGTGCGGGAAGTACAAGCGGATGAAGTACAAGGGCGTGATCTGCGACAAGTGCGGCGTGGAGGTCACCCACTCCCGCGTCCGCCGCGAGCGGATGGGCCACATCACGCTGGCCTCGCCCAGCTCCCACGTCTGGTTCTTCAAGGGCCTGCCCAGCCGCATCGGGCAGCTCCTGGACATCAGCCTGAAGAACCTGGAGCGGGTGCTCTACTTCGAGTCGTACATCATCCTAGACCCCGGCACCAGCGGCCGCAAGGAACGAGACCTCCTCACCGAGGACGAGTACCGCACCATCCGCCTGGAGAACCCGGACAACTTCCGCGCCGGCATGGGCGCCGAAGCCATCCGCGAGATCCTGGCCCGGATGGACATGGAAGAGATGTCCAAGGACCTGCGCGACAAGATGCGCGCCGAGTCCTCGCACATGAAGAAGATCAAGCATGCCAAGCGGCTGAAGGTCGTGGACAGCTTCCGCAAGTCCGGCAACAAGCCGGAGTGGATGATCCTGACGGTCATTCCGGTGATCCCGCCCGAGCTGCGCCCCCTGGTGCCGCTCGACGGCGGCCGGTTCGCCACCTCCGACCTCAACGACCTGTACCGTCGGGTGCTCAACCGCAACAACCGGCTCAAGAAGCTGCTGGAGCTGCGCGCGCCCGAGGTGATCATCCGGAACGAGAAGCGCATGCTGCAGGAGGCGGTGGACGCGCTGTTCGACAACGGCCGGCGCGGCCGCGTGATCCGCGGCTCCAACAACCGTCCCCTGAAGTCGCTGTCCGACAACCTGAAGGGGAAGCAGGGCCGCTTCCGCCAGAACCTGCTGGGCAAGCGTGTCGACTACTCCGGCCGCTCCGTCATCGTGGTCAATCCCGAGCTGCGGCTCCACCAGTGCGGTCTGCCCAAGAAGATGGCGCTGGAACTCTTCAAGCCGTTCATCTACCACCGCCTGGAGGCTCTGGGCTACGCCTCCACCGTCAAGAGCGCCAAGGAGATGGTGGAAACCGAGCACCCCGACGTCTGGGACATCCTCGAAGAGGTGATCAAGGAGCACCCGGTGCTCCTCAACCGCGCCCCGACGCTGCACCGGCTGGGCATCCAGGCCTTCGAGCCTGTGCTGGTCGAGGGAAAGGCCATCCAGATCCACCCGCTGGTCTGCGCGGCGTTCAACGCCGACTTTGACGGCGACCAGATGGCCGTCCACGTGCCGCTGTCACCCGAGGCACAGGTCGAGGCCGCGGTGATCATGCTCAGCACGAACAACATCCTGAAGCCCGCCGACGGCCGGCCCATCACTGTGCCGTCGCAGGACATCGTGCTCGGCCTGTTCTACCTCACCAGCCTCAAGGCTCACGCCCGGGGCGCCGGCAAGGTGTTCGGCAGTTCAGACGAGATCTACTACGCCTTGGAGAACAAGGAAGTGGAGCTGCTGACGCCGATCCGCTTCCGCTACACCGGCCGCCTGATCAACCTGTCTAAGGACGACCAGGAGATCAGCGCCGCCACCGTCCAGGATGTGACCAACCACTACATCGACACCACCGTGGGCCGGGTCATCCTCAATGACCGCCTCCCGGCGGACATCCCGTTCATCAACGGCCGCCTGAACAAGGACGGCCTTAAGAAGCTGGTCACCTACGCCATCCTCAACCTGCCCCATCCGGTGACCATCAAGATCCTGGACGATCTGAAGGCGGTGGGCTTTGCCTACGCCACCCGCGCCGGCATTTCCATCGGCATCGACGACCTGGTCGTCCCCGCTGTGAAGCAGCAGATTGTCGACCGGGCCAAGAAGGACGTCATCGAGGTCGAGAACCAGTATCTCGCCGGCACCATCTCCAACGGCGAGCGCTACAACAAGGTGGTCGAGATCTGGAGCCAGGTGACCCACCGCGTGGCCGAAAAGATGTTCGTGGCCATGGAGGAGAAGGAGCGCACCACCGGCGAGTTCAACCCCATCAACCTGATGGCCACCTCCGGCGCCCGCGGCAGCAAGCAGCAGATCCGCCAGCTGGCCGGTATGCGCGGCCTGATGGCCAAACCGTCCGGCGAGATCATCGAGACACCCATCACTTCCAACTTCCGCGAGGGCCTCACCGTGCTGCAGTACTTCATCTCCACGCACGGCGCCCGCAAGGGTCTGGCGGACACCGCTCTGAAGACCGCCGACTCCGGCTACCTGACCCGCCGCCTGGTGGATGTGGCCCAGGACATGATCATCACCCAGGAGGATTGCGGCACGCTCGAGGGCGTCGAGGTCGGCGCCATCATCGAGATGGGCGAGGTGATCGTGCCCCTGAGCGACCGCATCGTCGGCCGCGTCTCCCAGGAGGACATCCTCAACCCCATCACCGGCGAGGCCATCGTCAGCCGCAACGAGGAGATCACTGAAGAGAAGGCCGCCGAGATCGAGAGCCTCGGCATCGAGAAGGCGCTCATCCGCTCGGCGCTCACCTGCAACGCCGCCCGCGGCGCCTGCATCAAGTGTTACGGCCGGAACCTGGGTACCGGCAACATGGTGGAAATGGGCGAGGCGGTGGGCGTCATTGCAGCCCAGTCCATCGGCGAGCCGGGCACCCAGCTCACCATGCGCACGTTCCACATCGGCGGCGCCGTCAGCCGCGCCGAGGTCCAGTCCACCATCGAGATCAAGCACCGTGGCAAGGTCCGGTTCGAGGGCGTGCAGTGCATCACCAACGCCCGCAACACGCTGACAGTCATGAACCGCAACGGCGCCATCGTCATCGAGGACGAGAAAGGCCGCGACCGCGAGCGCTACTCCGTCGTCTACGGTGCGCGCATCCTGGTCGCCGACGGTGACATCGTCGAGCCCGGCACCAAGATCGTGGAATGGGACCCGTTCTCCAACGTGTTCCTGAGCGAGTTCTCCGGCAAGATCCGCTTCAAGGACATCATCCCCGACGAGACGGTCAAGGAGGAGAAGGACGAGGTCTCGCTCAAGTCCATCAGCGTGATCATCTACTCGCCCAACGAGAAGCTGCAGCCCCAGATCGAGATCCTCGGCAAGAAGGGCGAGGTGCTCAAGTCGTACATGATCCCGGCCAAGGCCCACTTGGCCGTCAACGACGGCGACACCATCCAGGCCGGCGACATCCTGGCCAAGTTCCCGCTCGAATTCACCAAGGCCAAGGACATCACCGGCGGTCTGCCCCGCGTGGTGGAACTGTTTGAGGCACGCAAGCCCCGCCAGCCTGCCGTCATCACCGAGGTCGACGGCGTCGTCCACTTCGGCAATGTGATCCGCGGCCAGCGGAAGATCGAAATCAAGACCGCCACCGGCGACGTGAAGGAGTACTTCGTGCCGCGCGGCGCCTACATCACCTGCCAGGAGGGCGAGTTCATCAAGGCGGGCACGGCACTCATCAGCGGGCCCATCAACCCGCACGATATCCTCAAGGTCCTCGGCGTCAAACCGCTGCAGAGCTACCTGCTGAACGAAATTCAGGAAGTCTACCGCCTGCAGGGCGTCCAGATCAACGACAAGCACATCGAGGTGATCATCCGGCAGATGACCCGCTGGATCAAGGTCGAGGAGGTGGGCGACACCGAGTTCTACGTGGAGCAGCAGGTGGACAAGTTCCGCTTCCAGGAAGAGAACGAACGGATGGCCCGCGAGGGCAAGGTCCCGGCCATCGGCCGCTCGCTGCTGCTGGGCATCACCAAGTCGTCGCTGTCCACCGATTCGTTCATCTCGGCGGCGTCGTTCCAGGAGACCACCCGCGTGCTCACCGAGGCCTCCATCGCCGGCAAAGTGGATTACCTGCTCGGCCTGAAGGAGAACGTGATCATGGGCCGGCTGATCCCCGCCGGAACCGGCTTCAAGAAGTACCGCCAGTTCAAGCTCATCACCGAGCTCCGGGCGGAAGAAGCCGAGGCGATGCTCGAGAACACGGAAGGCCACGACATCGGCGAGCTGTCCGCCGAGGACTACATCCCCGAACGCGGCAAGCTGGCAGAGCCCGGCGACGAGTGAGTCGGGTCGGATCCTTCGTGCAAGGCCACCAACCGGCCGGAGCAGATGCTCCGGCCGGTTTTTTTTGAAGCGGGGAGAGGTGTGACCCCCAATCCGCCGCAGCGGATCGGGGACTTCCACCGGCGGGTCCCGCTGCGCCCGTTCGAGGCAGCCATGGATTTGTGGCCGGCGACGCGATCGACTGCAGGAGGCATCATGCCCACCTCTCCGTGTAGCGCAGGGGCGGTGTCGGCGCCGAGACTGGATGTGCGGGGTCCATCATGCGCGATGTTCCCCCCGTTGGCATCCACTCTCGAAGATGGTACACTCATCGCTTGGGGCTCGATTCGGCCCAATCCGACCAGGAGATTGATCGTGATGCTGATCCGCCGCCTGTTGCTGTTCGGCGCCGCCGCGGTCGCGCTGCTGCTGCCCATCGTTACGGCGGTGCCCGCGGACACCCGCCCTGCTGCGACGGCCGTGCCGCCGGCCCCGGCCGGCTACGAGGCCGGCTTGTGGCGGCGCGCCGTCACGCTGACCCATCGCGCCCTGGTCATCGACACCCATTGCGACGCCACCGGTCGGATGCAAAAAGCCGAGTACAACTTTGCCGCCGACACGCCCGAAGTTCACGTGGACATCCCTAAGATGCGCCGGGGCGGACTCGACGCCGAGTTCATGGCCGCGTTCACCTCGCCCCGCCATGAGGGCGCCGACGCGGTCACCGAGGCGCTGGGCCAGCTCGAGGCGCTGCGCGACACCGTCGACCGGCACCCTGGGGCGCTGGTCTTTGCCCGCACCGCTGGCGAGGTCGAGGCCGCGCCCAGAGCCGGCCGCCTGGCGCTGCTGGCCAGTCTGGAAAATGGCACGCCCATCCTGGAAAATCGGCTGGATCTGCTCCGGCTGTACCACCGGCTGGGAGTGCGCTATATCGGCCTCTGTCATAACACATCCAACTTCCTGTGCGACAGCTCCACCGACACGCCCACCTCCGGCGGACTCAGCACCTGGGGGCGGACGGTGGTGCGCGAGATGAACCGGCTGGGTATCATGGTGGACGTTTCGCACCTCGCCGACGCCACCGTGCGCGACCTGTTTGAGACGAGCCAGGCGCCCGTCTTCGCATCGCATTCCGCCTGCCGGGCGCTCTGCAACGCCCCGCGCAACCTGCCCGACGAGTTGATTCGCGCGATCGGCCGGCGCGGCGGTGTCGTCCAGGTGAACTTCTACGCCAGCTTCCTGAGCGATGAGTACGGCCGCCGGGAAGAGGAGCGGCGGGAGCGGCTCCGGCCGGAAATTGACAGGGTCCGGGCTCTGTTCACCACCGACATGGACGCGTATTTCCGCGAGATCACGCGAATCTTCAAGAATCACCCCATTCCACCGCCGCCGGTGTCCGCGCTCGTGGACCACATCGACCACGTGGTCCGGTTGGCGGGAATTGACCATGTGGGGATCGGCTCCGATTTCGACGGCATCTCGGCCATGCCCGAAGGGATGAACGGCTGCCAGGACCTGCCCATGGTGACCTACCACCTGCTGCAGCGCGGCTATTCCGAGCCGGACATTGAAAAAATCCTCGGCCGCAACTTCTTGCGCTACTTCCGGGAGGTGGAGCGGACCGCCGCCCGGCTGCAGCGGCCGGAACCGGCCGCTGTCGAGGCGGGCCAGTGAACCGGTTCCTGCCAGCGCTTTGGGTGGCGCTACTCCTCGTCGCGGCCTGGCTGCTCACCCTGACGGCCTTTGCCGTGCTCGAGGGGAATGACAGCGGCCTCTACTGCCGCGAGGAGGACCGATCGCTGGCGGTCATCGGAGTCATCCCCGGCTCGCGGTGGGCGACCGCGGGATTCCGGAGCGGCGATCGCATCACGGCCATCGACGGAGACACCGACCGGCTGCTCGACCGTCTGTATGCCGTCAAGATCGCCCAGCGCGAAGGGGATGCATACCGGTTCACGACCGTCCGGAGCGGAGTCGAAACGGAACGGGTCTATACCGCCGGGCCCAGCACCGCCCCGTGGCATAATTCGGCCAGTGTCTCCATCCTCTGCGAGACGGCGGTCAAGCTCGTCTATCTCGGCGCCGCGTTCTATTTTTTCTTCCTGTTCCAACCCGCCGGGCCCGTGAGCCGGGCCAGCGGAGCGCTCTTCCTGCTGCTGGCCCTGTT
This sequence is a window from Acidobacteriota bacterium. Protein-coding genes within it:
- a CDS encoding membrane dipeptidase — translated: MMLIRRLLLFGAAAVALLLPIVTAVPADTRPAATAVPPAPAGYEAGLWRRAVTLTHRALVIDTHCDATGRMQKAEYNFAADTPEVHVDIPKMRRGGLDAEFMAAFTSPRHEGADAVTEALGQLEALRDTVDRHPGALVFARTAGEVEAAPRAGRLALLASLENGTPILENRLDLLRLYHRLGVRYIGLCHNTSNFLCDSSTDTPTSGGLSTWGRTVVREMNRLGIMVDVSHLADATVRDLFETSQAPVFASHSACRALCNAPRNLPDELIRAIGRRGGVVQVNFYASFLSDEYGRREEERRERLRPEIDRVRALFTTDMDAYFREITRIFKNHPIPPPPVSALVDHIDHVVRLAGIDHVGIGSDFDGISAMPEGMNGCQDLPMVTYHLLQRGYSEPDIEKILGRNFLRYFREVERTAARLQRPEPAAVEAGQ
- the rplL gene encoding 50S ribosomal protein L7/L12, yielding MTREEVLNWIEQSTMLEIAQLVKDIETKFGVSAAAAAPVMVGAAAPGAAAAAVAEEKTEFEVVLKEVGAEKIKVIKVVREVTSLGLKEAKDLVEGAPKPVKEGVSKDEAESIKKKFEEVGAKVEIK
- the rpoB gene encoding DNA-directed RNA polymerase subunit beta produces the protein MAESITPQQDRHDFGHISATVPIPNLLEIQMKSYQTFLQMELLPNEREDIGIQSVFTSIFPIEDFRSTASLEFVHYTLGDWECKCGSLVGIEHLRSKCVDCGQTIVTNPQHLGHIICPACGARNENKFSRCVSCGDPVELKIKYTIDECIDRGMTYSVPLKVTVRLVLYDVDEESGSRTIRDMKQQEVFFGEVPLMTPRGTFIINGTERVIVSQLHRSPGVFFEVDSERKYYLGKVIPYRGSWVEFEYDHKNILYIRIDRKRKFLATIFLRALGYESNEEILNLFYRPVTITLKGGKISRMLDETLIGSKLRQTVTHPDDPTDVLYKSGERFNFGHLEDLKSIGMKQLLLTADDLQGAILLNDVVNMETGEILGEANEDITATMINRMFEAGVKQLQICYPEFDDAGPTISATLHKDPIQTSQEALIEFYKKLRPGDPPTLEVASSMFQGMFFDAKRYDLSKVGRLKSNLKLDRDIPLTQRTLTQQDFIDVLNYQLKLPVGIGTADDIDHLGNRRVRAVGELLENQFRIGLVRMERAIKEKMSVFQELAQIMPHDLINSKPVMAALKEFFGSSQLSQFMDQTHPLSEITHKRRLSALGPGGLSRERAGFEVRDVHTSHYGRLCPIETPEGPNIGLISSLSCFARINDYGFIESPYRKVIDGRVVEHVRITDRGDSSFKISEIVLQEEADAENERLRKRKKKVCLYEIHPFYMTAWEAEKYVIAQSSIRLDEKGHIVDDHVDARKGGNFILSAREDVNFIDVSPKQLVSVAAALIPFLEHDDANRALMGSNMQRQAVPLLVAEPPIVGTGMEAIAARDSGAVVVSARAGIVDRVDAERIIIRVTDPGDSKRLAREAGVDIYLLNKFKRSNQNTCINQKPLVKTGEFVQKGQVIADGHCTSHGELALGRNVLVAFMPWGGYNFEDAILISEKLVKEDVYTSIHIEELEIEARETKLGSEEITRDIPNVSEKALKDLDDSGVIRIGASVKPGSILVGKVTPKSETQLSPEEKLLRAIFGDKASDVKDNSLKCPPGIEGIVVDVKMFTRKGVQKDLRALAIEQDQVDKMRSDLDEQIRILREERDKQVSHLLVGRILAKPVKHKALGVAWDKGTVLTEEMLRPLGISDLKLLKVEGEGVDLAQEIRLIEDKINNKISVLDGIFEEKKNSLEIGDELPPGVNKLVKVYVAMKRKVSVGDKMAGRHGNKGVIAKILPDEDMPFLPDGTPVEIVLNPLGVPSRMNVGQILETHLGWAGVVLGMQFTTPVFDGAKEDEIRDLLSRSGMDTSGKTVLFDGKTGEAFEQKVTVGYIYMMKLSHLVDDKIHARSIGPYSLITQQPLGGKAQFGGQRFGEMEVWALEAYGAAHILQELLTVKSDDVQCRNKIYESIVKNKASYVPGIPESFNVLVRELQSLCLDVELIKFRED
- the rpoC gene encoding DNA-directed RNA polymerase subunit beta', whose product is MTTDFDCIRLGVASPEKIISWSHGEVKKPETINYRTFRPERDGLFCAKIFGPTNDWECLCGKYKRMKYKGVICDKCGVEVTHSRVRRERMGHITLASPSSHVWFFKGLPSRIGQLLDISLKNLERVLYFESYIILDPGTSGRKERDLLTEDEYRTIRLENPDNFRAGMGAEAIREILARMDMEEMSKDLRDKMRAESSHMKKIKHAKRLKVVDSFRKSGNKPEWMILTVIPVIPPELRPLVPLDGGRFATSDLNDLYRRVLNRNNRLKKLLELRAPEVIIRNEKRMLQEAVDALFDNGRRGRVIRGSNNRPLKSLSDNLKGKQGRFRQNLLGKRVDYSGRSVIVVNPELRLHQCGLPKKMALELFKPFIYHRLEALGYASTVKSAKEMVETEHPDVWDILEEVIKEHPVLLNRAPTLHRLGIQAFEPVLVEGKAIQIHPLVCAAFNADFDGDQMAVHVPLSPEAQVEAAVIMLSTNNILKPADGRPITVPSQDIVLGLFYLTSLKAHARGAGKVFGSSDEIYYALENKEVELLTPIRFRYTGRLINLSKDDQEISAATVQDVTNHYIDTTVGRVILNDRLPADIPFINGRLNKDGLKKLVTYAILNLPHPVTIKILDDLKAVGFAYATRAGISIGIDDLVVPAVKQQIVDRAKKDVIEVENQYLAGTISNGERYNKVVEIWSQVTHRVAEKMFVAMEEKERTTGEFNPINLMATSGARGSKQQIRQLAGMRGLMAKPSGEIIETPITSNFREGLTVLQYFISTHGARKGLADTALKTADSGYLTRRLVDVAQDMIITQEDCGTLEGVEVGAIIEMGEVIVPLSDRIVGRVSQEDILNPITGEAIVSRNEEITEEKAAEIESLGIEKALIRSALTCNAARGACIKCYGRNLGTGNMVEMGEAVGVIAAQSIGEPGTQLTMRTFHIGGAVSRAEVQSTIEIKHRGKVRFEGVQCITNARNTLTVMNRNGAIVIEDEKGRDRERYSVVYGARILVADGDIVEPGTKIVEWDPFSNVFLSEFSGKIRFKDIIPDETVKEEKDEVSLKSISVIIYSPNEKLQPQIEILGKKGEVLKSYMIPAKAHLAVNDGDTIQAGDILAKFPLEFTKAKDITGGLPRVVELFEARKPRQPAVITEVDGVVHFGNVIRGQRKIEIKTATGDVKEYFVPRGAYITCQEGEFIKAGTALISGPINPHDILKVLGVKPLQSYLLNEIQEVYRLQGVQINDKHIEVIIRQMTRWIKVEEVGDTEFYVEQQVDKFRFQEENERMAREGKVPAIGRSLLLGITKSSLSTDSFISAASFQETTRVLTEASIAGKVDYLLGLKENVIMGRLIPAGTGFKKYRQFKLITELRAEEAEAMLENTEGHDIGELSAEDYIPERGKLAEPGDE